The following coding sequences are from one Coffea arabica cultivar ET-39 chromosome 11e, Coffea Arabica ET-39 HiFi, whole genome shotgun sequence window:
- the LOC140021626 gene encoding uncharacterized protein: MGRIGATVPSFCLNRIRPLVRIRSKNHSHFSKSEEEEEEKNNSGNVEKEKSCVDVVNVKPASVIIGRKIMIVVDSSPEAKNAIQWALTHTVQSQDLAILLYVTKPSNPGEEAIKEVAPRVSQFLSCMKILCQQKRPEVQIEVAVAEGKEKGPAIVEEAKKQGVALLVLGQKKRSTTWRLLMMWAGNKVAAGGVVEYCIQNATCMALAVRKKSKKLGGYLITTKRQKDFWLLA; this comes from the exons atGGGTCGAATTGGGGCTACAGTGCCAAGTTTTTGCTTAAACAGGATCAGGCCTCTTGTTCGAATTCGTTCAAAGAACCATTCACATTTTTCCAAaagtgaagaagaagaagaagaaaagaataattCTGGGAATGTAGAGAAGGAGAAGTCATGTGTTGATGTTGTAAATGTGAAGCCTGCAAGTGTGATTATTGGAAGGAAAATAATGATTGTTGTTGATTCAAGTCCTGAAGCAAAGAATGCCATACAATGGGCGTTAACTCATACCGTTCAAAGCCAAGATTTGGCGATTCTTCTCTATGTAACTAAGCCTTCAAATCCAG GTGAAGAGGCCATCAAAGAGGTGGCTCCAAGAGTTTCCCAGTTTCTTTCTTGCATGAAGATTTTGTGCCAACAGAAGAGACCTGAG GTACAAATAGAGGTGGCAGTGGcagaaggaaaagagaaaggTCCAGCAATCGTAGAAGAGGCTAAAAAGCAGGGGGTGGCACTTCTTGTTCTAGGGCAGAAGAAGCGTTCCACAACATGGAGGCTTCTAATGATGTGGGCAGGGAATAAGGTGGCAGCAGGTGGAGTCGTAGAGTATTGTATCCAAAATGCTACTTGCATGGCCCTTGCTgtaagaaagaaaagcaagaaactTGGTGGATATTTGATTACTACTAAGCGACAGAAAGATTTCTGGCTTTTGGCTTGA